The Desulfobacterales bacterium genome includes the window GTGGCCGGATCTGTGGCAAAAAAACGACCAGCTGCCGAATCCGCACTGGATTTATCCCGGCCAAACATTGCGGCTGTATCTAAAAGACGGCGTGGTGCAATTCGAAGAGGTGGAAAACATCCCCCAAGATGCGCCTGCCGCCGAACCGGTTCTGCCGCCCTCGTTTGAGTTTGTGCAGATCGATCAGGTCGGATTTATTCGAAAAACACCTGTTGAGCCGCACGGCACGCTGTTCAAATCAAAAGATGATAAAGAAATGATCAGCATGCAGGACATGGTTTACATTCGGCCTGAAAATTCACACGAACTGCTTCCAGGGAAACAGTACATCGTTTACAGAACAATTCCCCCGCTTGAAGATAAAAAATCGCTCGAAACAATCGGATATCAGCATTATATTGTCGGCATCGCCGAAATTACCGGACAGGAACCCGGCCTTGCCGTGGGACGCATCTTGAAAGCATTCCGAGATATCCAGATCGGAGATTTATTGATTCCCTATGAGCCGAAATCGACCACCATCGCTCTAAAAGAGGCCGTACAGGGCCTTGAAGGGCGGCTCATTGCAACAGAGGAACACAATGAACTCATCGGACATAATACATTGGGGTTCATCGATAAAGGCGCAGAGGACGGCGTCGAAGCAGGCCAATCCTATGAACTCTTTTATCGTGAAAAAGCGAGGCACACGATTCAGGGGGAGACGCCTGAAATCCTGCCAGCCATTGAACTCGGCGATTTTCTGGTTCTTCACACCGAGGATACCACCGCCACTGTACTGATTACCCGATCCGACCGCGACATTAAACCCGGTGAGACTTTTCGGGCATCGACTCGTTAATATTGTCGAAAGCTGAGTAAGCAGGCGATTCACCGCTAATGATATAATAGCGCTTCATTGATAGGATCTAAATAGAAAAAGACGCATGGCCGCCCGGTGTCCGTGCCTTTTTCTATTTTAATGTGCTGTTTTTTTCAATTCAGCATCAATCAGTTTTTGGAATCCGTCAAGGGTCCGTTCCGTAAGCTGCCTTCCATTGATAAATACTTTCGGGACCCCCTTGACATCGGCCTGAAGACCGTCATTAATATCCGCCTGAATTCGCCGGAACAAGTCAGGGGCTTTCATCTTTTCTTCAAACTCGGCTCTGTCGAAGCCCAGATCCGCGGCAATAGTTAATATCTTCTCATCGCTGAGACTGTCATATTCATCGAACAGGCGATCATGAAATTCCCAGAATTCCCCAGTGTTGGCCGCCACCTCGGAAGCCGCCGCCGCAACGAGGGCAAATTTGTGCATCTTTAGCGGGAAATGTTTGAAGACCAATTTCACCTTTCCCTTATTTTGCGCAAGTACCTGTTTGAGCAACGGCGCCATTCGTGCACAATAGGGGCATTGAAATTCCGCAAATAAAACAATAGTCACCGGCGCATTCTCCTCTCCCCGCACGGGGGAGCCCTCGATATTGATGAGCTGAATAAACTCAAGCGCCAGAACTTTCACCGTATTGTTTTTTC containing:
- a CDS encoding thioredoxin domain-containing protein, with product MNKRKNGGKVRSVICFFIFLSVSGLFSLGWAEVEWRVQKTLELTHSPVDVAVSRSGKWIFVLTEAGELFVYSSQGVLNDTIVVGSNVNRIQEGPEEHLLLLTDRKNNTVKVLALEFIQLINIEGSPVRGEENAPVTIVLFAEFQCPYCARMAPLLKQVLAQNKGKVKLVFKHFPLKMHKFALVAAAASEVAANTGEFWEFHDRLFDEYDSLSDEKILTIAADLGFDRAEFEEKMKAPDLFRRIQADINDGLQADVKGVPKVFINGRQLTERTLDGFQKLIDAELKKTAH
- a CDS encoding LysM domain-containing protein, with protein sequence MFSVLSTMLVRVALVTAVLFAIPLSLSAQTAREQNKIPYETGFYYTVQKGDTLWGISKKFFKTPFQWPDLWQKNDQLPNPHWIYPGQTLRLYLKDGVVQFEEVENIPQDAPAAEPVLPPSFEFVQIDQVGFIRKTPVEPHGTLFKSKDDKEMISMQDMVYIRPENSHELLPGKQYIVYRTIPPLEDKKSLETIGYQHYIVGIAEITGQEPGLAVGRILKAFRDIQIGDLLIPYEPKSTTIALKEAVQGLEGRLIATEEHNELIGHNTLGFIDKGAEDGVEAGQSYELFYREKARHTIQGETPEILPAIELGDFLVLHTEDTTATVLITRSDRDIKPGETFRASTR